A genomic segment from Nitrospira lenta encodes:
- a CDS encoding LysM peptidoglycan-binding domain-containing protein codes for MMNQTYKMVGSGVLVLCGTLLLNGCVVLEEKYNAEKARSLNFQRLLAQEEKRTAELDSEAKRTKKELVEFEARNRELAAQVQSAREQMGRLQEETEAVKESAMLERKAMLDMRKSVPSAAAKSKKVDELAALSRETEALLKDSTKEMADLLPRAEATKPGVKAGATIHVVKPGETLFRVSRLYGVSIDKLKKWNKLPDDIIEVGQKLTVGME; via the coding sequence GTGATGAATCAGACTTACAAGATGGTGGGTTCCGGTGTTCTCGTATTGTGCGGCACTCTGTTGCTCAACGGCTGCGTGGTGTTGGAAGAAAAGTACAATGCGGAGAAGGCGCGGAGTCTGAATTTCCAGCGTTTGTTGGCGCAAGAAGAAAAACGCACGGCCGAGCTCGACAGCGAAGCCAAGCGAACGAAAAAAGAATTAGTGGAATTCGAGGCGAGGAACCGCGAGTTGGCTGCGCAAGTTCAGTCGGCGCGCGAGCAGATGGGCAGGCTCCAGGAGGAAACCGAGGCGGTGAAGGAGTCGGCCATGCTGGAGCGGAAGGCGATGCTGGACATGCGGAAGTCGGTCCCATCCGCAGCGGCCAAGTCCAAGAAGGTCGATGAATTGGCGGCGCTCTCACGTGAGACAGAGGCGCTCCTGAAGGATTCAACGAAAGAGATGGCCGACTTGCTTCCCCGGGCGGAAGCGACCAAACCAGGCGTCAAAGCAGGAGCCACGATTCACGTGGTCAAGCCAGGGGAAACGTTGTTTCGCGTCAGCCGCCTGTACGGGGTGTCGATCGATAAGCTGAAAAAGTGGAACAAACTGCCGGACGATATTATCGAAGTGGGGCAGAAACTCACCGTCGGGATGGAGTAA
- the ligA gene encoding NAD-dependent DNA ligase LigA: protein MPPDLFDNLSPSRRPDSSAPVSEQLDWLRQEIRRHDYLYYVKDRPEISDGEYDRLFKDLSELETAHPNLVSDDSPTQRVGAPPLAELGKVKHERPMLSLDSIVDVADVLAFDQRMKRELEHQHIEYTVEPKFDGLSIELVYEQGRLVRGSTRGDGTTGEDVTVNLRTIRSLPLHLRRDSSPPDHLAVRGEVYMRLDDFHALNRTMTERGDEAFANPRNAAAGSLRQLDSTITAARPLVVTCYEAMAVSTTPPDSHWSELDALAEWGLPIPSHRRRCLTIEEVIAFHRETEQVRDNLPYEIDGLVVKVNRRDWQEQLGFKSRSPRWAIAFKFAPRKEITVVQDIVVSVGRTGTLTPVALLRPVEVGGVTISRATLHNADEVARKDIRVGDTVKVERAGDVIPAIAERIPIPDESRSDPFTMPDHCPVCGSAVAREGAYYYCTGQSGCVAQLKGAIEHFASKQALNIEGLGKKTVAQLVDQKLVGSLADLYRLTRDHLLPLEGFAEKSTSLLLEAIEQSKTVSLDRFLMGLGIRQVGQHIAKVLAREFGTLDTIMEADEARFLMVKEIGPEISASLASYFREESNRRVIAQLRELGLTLTEQARSASPKSLPLAGKTFVFTGGLDRFSRDAAKILVERLGGTVSSSVSKRTSFVVAGHDPGSKLEQAQKLGVAVLSEQAFSDLVKEGNAS from the coding sequence ATGCCGCCAGATTTATTCGATAACCTTTCGCCGTCTCGGCGGCCTGATTCATCCGCACCGGTTTCCGAACAGCTCGACTGGCTCCGGCAGGAGATCCGCAGGCATGACTACTTGTACTACGTCAAAGACCGTCCTGAAATCTCCGACGGTGAATATGATCGGCTATTCAAAGACCTGAGCGAGCTCGAAACTGCCCACCCGAATTTGGTGTCGGATGATTCTCCGACTCAACGGGTCGGCGCACCGCCTTTGGCTGAGCTGGGCAAGGTTAAGCACGAACGACCGATGTTGAGCCTCGACTCCATCGTCGATGTGGCCGACGTCCTGGCATTCGATCAACGGATGAAGCGTGAACTGGAGCACCAGCACATAGAATATACGGTCGAACCAAAATTCGACGGTCTCTCCATCGAGCTGGTCTACGAGCAAGGCCGGCTGGTTCGCGGCTCCACCAGAGGCGACGGAACGACCGGCGAGGATGTGACCGTCAACCTCCGGACAATCCGCTCCCTTCCCCTTCACTTGCGCCGTGATTCTTCCCCACCGGACCATCTCGCCGTGCGCGGCGAAGTCTATATGAGGCTCGACGACTTTCATGCCTTGAACCGGACCATGACGGAGCGAGGAGACGAGGCTTTTGCCAATCCGCGCAACGCCGCGGCCGGCTCGCTTCGTCAGCTCGACTCGACCATCACCGCCGCCCGCCCGTTAGTCGTAACCTGCTACGAGGCCATGGCGGTATCCACTACACCGCCGGATTCCCATTGGAGCGAACTCGATGCGCTCGCCGAATGGGGACTGCCCATTCCCAGCCATCGGCGCCGGTGCCTCACGATTGAAGAGGTCATCGCATTCCACCGCGAAACCGAACAGGTGCGCGACAACCTCCCCTATGAAATCGATGGGCTGGTGGTGAAAGTGAATCGCCGGGACTGGCAGGAGCAGCTGGGCTTCAAATCCCGCAGCCCACGCTGGGCCATAGCCTTCAAGTTCGCCCCGCGCAAGGAAATCACCGTAGTACAGGATATCGTCGTCTCGGTCGGACGTACCGGCACACTGACTCCTGTAGCACTACTACGACCGGTTGAAGTCGGCGGGGTTACGATCAGCCGGGCCACGCTGCACAATGCGGATGAGGTGGCACGGAAAGATATTCGTGTGGGCGATACGGTCAAAGTCGAGCGTGCCGGCGACGTGATCCCCGCGATCGCGGAACGGATCCCGATTCCCGATGAGTCCCGATCAGATCCATTCACCATGCCGGACCATTGCCCGGTATGTGGCTCAGCCGTCGCGCGCGAGGGTGCCTATTACTACTGTACCGGCCAATCTGGCTGCGTCGCGCAATTGAAAGGCGCCATCGAACATTTCGCCTCCAAGCAGGCGCTCAATATAGAAGGGCTTGGGAAAAAGACTGTGGCGCAGCTTGTAGACCAAAAGCTGGTCGGAAGTTTGGCCGATCTCTATCGCCTGACCCGCGATCACCTGCTACCCCTTGAGGGGTTTGCAGAGAAGTCGACCTCGCTCCTACTCGAAGCCATTGAGCAGAGCAAGACCGTGTCGTTGGATCGCTTCTTGATGGGGCTGGGCATCCGCCAGGTCGGCCAACACATCGCGAAAGTCCTCGCCAGGGAGTTTGGAACGCTGGACACCATCATGGAAGCGGACGAAGCGCGATTCCTGATGGTTAAAGAAATCGGCCCTGAGATCTCCGCCAGTCTGGCCTCCTACTTTCGCGAAGAGTCCAATCGCCGAGTGATCGCTCAACTGCGCGAGCTCGGTCTGACGCTTACGGAACAGGCTCGCTCCGCCTCACCCAAATCTCTTCCCCTCGCCGGAAAGACCTTCGTGTTCACCGGCGGACTTGACCGCTTCAGCCGCGATGCGGCCAAAATTCTGGTCGAGCGCCTGGGAGGAACCGTGTCATCCAGCGTGAGCAAACGCACGTCGTTTGTCGTCGCAGGACATGATCCAGGATCAAAGCTTGAGCAGGCACAAAAGCTGGGGGTTGCGGTGTTGAGCGAACAAGCCTTCTCTGACTTGGTCAAAGAAGGGAACGCTAGCTGA
- a CDS encoding hemolysin family protein — protein MDILILLALIALSAVISTAEIGFFSVNETRLRALAKNGNKRASMALMLRSDPQRLLSTILVGDRLVGTAIPMYATFITLNAYGGKTVFEEAIAVMVGVLTFVLLVSVDVIPKTLAAKFAVPVTLNMAYPVYGVQILLKPLLFLMVPLIQRLTGGKGLTLPLVTEEELKIMLDEGRKAGELESEEVKMIKNVFQLKDITAEDAMTPRIYVFSLDGNLRLKEAQELLYNSKYSRIPVYDGTLDNITGVLYKTKALTELAKGRSDVRLRDIAHPALFVPAGKTADDLMKQFQQEKRHMGIVVNEYGGVMGLVTLEDLLEEVVGEIVDETDITEELIKRIGKNQILVHGRTEVRKVNDFLKVDLGDEALTIGGLIQGELGRIPKAGEELHIAHCRLVVHEADPRSIRSVDIYKEEKTPVTVETPSLNPVS, from the coding sequence ATGGATATTCTGATCCTCCTAGCGTTGATCGCGTTATCGGCCGTCATTTCGACGGCTGAGATTGGGTTTTTTTCAGTTAATGAGACTCGTCTTCGCGCCCTTGCCAAGAATGGCAACAAACGCGCATCCATGGCCTTGATGCTCCGAAGTGACCCGCAACGACTCCTTTCGACCATTCTGGTCGGGGACCGATTGGTGGGAACCGCTATCCCGATGTATGCCACCTTTATTACGCTCAACGCCTATGGTGGGAAAACTGTATTTGAGGAAGCCATTGCCGTGATGGTGGGCGTTCTGACATTTGTGTTGCTGGTGTCGGTCGACGTCATTCCAAAGACCTTAGCCGCCAAATTTGCCGTACCGGTTACATTGAATATGGCGTATCCGGTGTACGGCGTTCAGATATTATTGAAGCCGCTCCTGTTTCTCATGGTGCCGCTCATCCAGAGACTGACCGGAGGGAAGGGGTTAACCCTGCCTCTTGTGACTGAGGAAGAGCTCAAGATCATGCTGGATGAGGGGAGAAAGGCCGGCGAGTTGGAATCGGAAGAAGTGAAGATGATCAAGAATGTCTTTCAACTGAAAGATATTACGGCAGAAGATGCTATGACTCCGCGCATTTACGTATTTTCTCTGGATGGGAATTTGCGGCTCAAGGAAGCGCAGGAGTTGCTGTATAACTCGAAGTATTCCCGCATTCCGGTCTATGACGGGACGTTGGATAACATCACGGGCGTGCTCTACAAGACGAAGGCGTTAACCGAGTTGGCGAAGGGGCGTTCAGATGTTCGCCTCAGGGATATTGCCCACCCGGCTTTGTTTGTGCCGGCAGGAAAGACGGCCGACGATTTGATGAAGCAGTTTCAGCAAGAAAAACGTCACATGGGGATCGTCGTCAACGAGTATGGCGGCGTGATGGGATTGGTTACGCTGGAGGATCTCCTGGAGGAAGTCGTCGGCGAAATCGTCGATGAGACGGACATTACCGAAGAGCTGATCAAGCGAATCGGAAAGAATCAGATTCTGGTCCACGGGAGGACTGAAGTGCGCAAGGTGAACGACTTCTTGAAGGTCGATCTTGGCGACGAGGCCTTGACCATCGGCGGACTCATTCAGGGCGAACTCGGCCGTATCCCGAAAGCCGGAGAAGAGTTGCATATCGCACATTGCCGCTTAGTTGTTCACGAGGCCGATCCCCGATCGATCCGCAGCGTGGACATTTATAAAGAAGAAAAAACCCCCGTCACGGTGGAAACTCCTTCGCTGAATCCCGTCAGCTAG
- a CDS encoding AAA family ATPase → MDNRAQTSPARTISVQGITLHLAQPITTLQEWIGSREPLQQLLACWLKVDPRDLPLSPRITGPPGIGKTTLAMSGAKERKQDLYVFQCTADTRPEDLLITPVLAESGSIAYHASPLVTAVLTGSICVLDEGNRMNEKSWASLASLLDHRRCVESIIAGILIEAHEDFRCCVTMNEDASTYEVPDYMLSRLQPTLGLGFPSRQDEMAILRYHLPFAKEDILSIAVGFLQDAHQLNLEYSIRDGLHLIQYAVKRLAQDSSHPVALDRMWQEALLKVLGAESLDLEEQSKRRKRAMGDQALPKGFGDFFFEEDDPLHPGR, encoded by the coding sequence ATGGATAATCGCGCACAAACCTCCCCCGCCAGAACCATCTCGGTACAGGGGATTACGCTGCATCTGGCGCAGCCCATTACGACATTGCAAGAATGGATCGGAAGCCGAGAGCCGCTGCAACAGCTCCTCGCCTGCTGGCTCAAAGTCGATCCGCGAGATCTTCCTCTGTCGCCGCGTATTACCGGTCCCCCGGGCATCGGCAAAACCACCTTGGCAATGTCAGGAGCTAAGGAACGCAAGCAGGACCTGTACGTCTTTCAATGTACCGCCGATACACGCCCGGAAGACCTGCTGATTACACCCGTCCTGGCAGAATCGGGATCGATCGCCTACCACGCGTCGCCGCTGGTGACGGCGGTGCTAACCGGAAGTATCTGCGTTCTGGATGAAGGCAATCGGATGAACGAGAAGAGCTGGGCATCCCTGGCCTCTTTGCTCGACCATCGCCGCTGTGTCGAATCGATCATCGCCGGCATTCTGATCGAAGCGCACGAAGACTTCCGCTGCTGCGTCACCATGAACGAGGATGCCTCCACCTATGAAGTGCCGGACTACATGCTCTCCCGTCTGCAACCGACCCTCGGCCTCGGATTCCCGTCGCGCCAGGATGAAATGGCAATTCTCCGCTACCATCTTCCTTTTGCAAAGGAAGATATCCTGAGCATCGCCGTCGGCTTCCTGCAGGATGCCCATCAGCTGAACCTGGAATATTCGATCCGCGACGGCTTGCATCTCATCCAATACGCCGTCAAACGGCTCGCCCAGGATTCGTCCCATCCGGTCGCGCTCGATCGCATGTGGCAAGAAGCCCTCTTGAAAGTGCTCGGAGCCGAGTCGCTTGATTTGGAAGAGCAGTCGAAGCGAAGGAAGCGGGCGATGGGTGATCAAGCGCTCCCTAAAGGCTTCGGGGATTTCTTTTTTGAGGAAGACGACCCTCTACACCCGGGACGCTGA